The Planctomycetota bacterium genomic sequence CAGGAGGAAGAGGAAAAGGGCGGGGCGGTCGGGCGCATGATGCGCCAGTTCGAGCCTGGCGGCGGGGCGGCGGACGAATCCGAGGAAAAGAAGGCGCGCGCCGCCCGGCGCGAACTGGACGAACGAACGCTCGAGAAGGCGGAAGGGATCCTGACCGAGAGCCAGCGCGCGAAGCTGCCCGAGAAGCAGGCGGTGCGGGACGAGCCGTGGTCGGACATGATGCCGGACCCCGAGGCGGTGAACGAGGACGGGGAGGAGGACGAGGAGTAGCGGCCCCGCGTACCGGGGCGGCAAAATCGCTAGGATGCACGCTCCGGGAACCCGGGCAGACGCCGACGTTTCATGCAGAACCTGACGACATCTCCCGCGCCCGACGCGCACCTCTCCGCTACGAACGGAACCACCCACGCCGGGGGCCCGACGCCGGGTGTCGTCGCGCTGCAGCGCAAGCCCGAGGTCGACCCCGCGGCGGCGGCGCTCGTGCCGGGCGATCAGGCTGTGCGCCTGGGCGCGATCCCCTACGCGTTCGACCGCGGGCGCCTTTTGGTGGCGATGCTGGACGCGGCGGACATCGCGGCGGGCGATGAGATCTCCGTGTGCGTGGGCAAGCCGGTCACCCGCGTGGGCATCGTGCGCGAGGCGTTCGCGGAGCTGCTGCGCGACGTGCACGGCATCACCGCGGCGCAGATGGCCGCGCGACTCGGGGGCGGTGTCGCGGGCGACGATCTGGTCGGCAACCTGGAGGCGATCGAGGCGGCGGACCTGCACCGCATGGCGGAGCAGCCCAGCCTCATCAACCTGGTCAACCTCGTGATCCTCGAGGCGATCCGGGCGCGCGCCAGCGACGTGCACATCGAGCCGTTCGAGAAGAAGCTCGCCGTCAAGTACCGCGTGGACGGGGTGCTGGTGGAGCAGGAGCCCCCGCCCAAGCAGCTCCAGGCGGCGATCACGAGCCGCGTGAAGATCATGGCGGGCATGAACATCGCCGAGCGCTACGCGCCCCAGGACGGGCACATCTCGCTGCGGTTCGAGGGGCGCAAGATCGACATCCGCGTGAGCACCGTGCCGACGCTTTACGGCGAGAGCGTGGTGATGCGCATCCTCGACAAGGAGTCGATCACGCTCGACCTGGCGGCGCTGGGCATGCGCGAGCCCGACCGCAACGGGATGCAGAAGCTCATCGACCTGCCGCACGGGATGGTCCTCGTGACGGGGCCCACGGGCAGCGGCAAGACGACGACGCTGTACGCGGCGCTCACGAAGCTGTACGACCCGACGCTCAAGATCATCACCATCGAGGATCCCGTCGAGTACGAACTCGCGGGGGTCAACCAGATCCCCGTGAACCCCAAGCGGGGCCTCACCTTCGCCGACGGGCTGCGGAGCATTCTGCGCCAGGACCCGGACGTGATCATGGTGGGCGAGATCCGCGACTACGAGACGGCGGAGATCAGCGTGCGGGCCGCCCTGACCGGGCACCTGCTGTTCAGCACGCTGCACACGAACAACGCGCTCTCGGCGGCGGGGCGCCTGCTGGACATGGGCGTGGAGCCCTTCCTGCTCAGCAGCGTGCTGGAGGGGATCCTCGCGCAGCGCCTGGGGCGTCGCGTGTGCCAGGCGTGCAAGACGCCCGAGCCGCTGGCCGAGGAACTGCACCACCGCATCCTGCCGAAGGAACTGGCGATGTTCCGGGGCGGGATGGGATGGCGCGGGGCGGGGTGCGAGAAGTGCGGCGGGAAGGGCATGCGGGGGCGCGTGGGCTACTTCGAACTGGTGCTGACCACGCCCGCGCTGCGCACGGGCATCTCGCAGCGTCAGGGGATGCAGGAACTGGTGCGGCACGTGCAGCCCGGGTTCACGACGATGCGGCGCGACGGGATGATCAAGGCGGCGGAAGGGCTCTCGACGGTCGACGAGGTGCTCCGCGCGACGCAGGACGCGGACGAGGGCGCCGAATAGGCGCCCGTGGCGCAAGGGGAGCGGCGGCGGGCGAGCATGGAGACCTTCGAGTACAGAACCGCGACGATGGGCCCGGGGGCGCCGGCGATGACGATCGAAGCGCCGGACCGCGCCGCGGCCGTGCGCGAGCTGCTGCAGCGGGGCGAG encodes the following:
- a CDS encoding GspE/PulE family protein, which encodes MQNLTTSPAPDAHLSATNGTTHAGGPTPGVVALQRKPEVDPAAAALVPGDQAVRLGAIPYAFDRGRLLVAMLDAADIAAGDEISVCVGKPVTRVGIVREAFAELLRDVHGITAAQMAARLGGGVAGDDLVGNLEAIEAADLHRMAEQPSLINLVNLVILEAIRARASDVHIEPFEKKLAVKYRVDGVLVEQEPPPKQLQAAITSRVKIMAGMNIAERYAPQDGHISLRFEGRKIDIRVSTVPTLYGESVVMRILDKESITLDLAALGMREPDRNGMQKLIDLPHGMVLVTGPTGSGKTTTLYAALTKLYDPTLKIITIEDPVEYELAGVNQIPVNPKRGLTFADGLRSILRQDPDVIMVGEIRDYETAEISVRAALTGHLLFSTLHTNNALSAAGRLLDMGVEPFLLSSVLEGILAQRLGRRVCQACKTPEPLAEELHHRILPKELAMFRGGMGWRGAGCEKCGGKGMRGRVGYFELVLTTPALRTGISQRQGMQELVRHVQPGFTTMRRDGMIKAAEGLSTVDEVLRATQDADEGAE